The Gossypium hirsutum isolate 1008001.06 chromosome A03, Gossypium_hirsutum_v2.1, whole genome shotgun sequence genome contains the following window.
taaataaaatgaatatttgacatgcaagtccatcctctttgtcacatgcattaataggccacttaagattaacctatcacatttcagaattttctcacataagtcctatttaataatttcacatacaattgaccaaattaaaacatgaaactttcacacgtgcatgtacacatacagtaagcatagattataatggttaattatttttatgactcggttttgtggtcccgaaaccactttctgactagggccaaattagggctgtcacaatttcaATTTGGCTAAATTGGGATTTGTTTGTAGGACAGTGGTTGTGATTTCTTCAAGTGGTACGATGGGAAAATGTGTGACCGTGCGACTGAGTTACTGCGTCAATTGCGTGATAGTGAACGAAATCTTTTGAAGGATAATTTAGCACTTAGAAAGAATGCTATGGATTTGGTTGCATTTGATGGTAACCATAATGGTGGCAGTAGTGCTGTTGACGTTGAGGTTGAAGGAGGTAGATCAATTTGTGGTGTTGAAGGAGAAGTAGCATTAAGGAAAAAAATGTTGACCATGAAGcaaaaaattaaagttatcaAGAAAGAGAAGTCATTGTATAAGATGTTATTTTCTTGCTCTATGTTATGTATTGTATGCATCACCATAGGTTTCTTTTTTGGTAGTACTGGTAAGAGGCATATGCAACTAGTAGTTGCAAATgttgattaaaaaatattagttgttttttatgtaatttaacaTTATGCTTGGAAGTAATGACCAATATTTGTTGTTTATGCCtaatttaatttagcttaatAAATAATGCAGTGACAATAAACATAAAACTAAAAGGaaaaatttgatcatttaagCATATGATTTGGATAAATGTACTTTACAATTTCGATAAGTGTACTTTACAAAAGCATATGATTAGTCTATACAACATTCACCCTATACACCATCAACGCTATaccaaccaaaaaccaaaatgtGAGTGAGctatacataaaccaaaatgaaaaccAACATATTGGTTTTTAATACaacaaaataacattcaaaaatggGAAATTCCAAAACCAGAATGTTGTAGGCTCAAAATGTAACTACCATCTTCTGTTCCAAAGCCAAAATGTTGTAGGCAAAATACCTTACACAGTACTTTTTAGATCACGAGCTGTCACGAGATGGTCCTGTTAAATAGAAAACATATACAACACAAGTTCAAAAGCAAGTTATTATAGTGAATCACAAGACAAACAACAGAAGTCATTCAAAACAAAATAACGATGATTTACTCGTGTTTCCtgcaactcattcttatgttccCAGGTGGCCGAGAAGAGCCTTTCGCTTGTTATTTCGCTACTTGGGTGTTGAAGAAGTTTGTCCAGTACCATCTTGGCATAAAGCTGTCGTCATGCTCCTTGTGGTTCTACTAGACTACAAAagcattttatattaatattaacattgTATAAAATAACTCATATCAATAGTAAAAAGGAAGAAACTTACTGCAAAAAATGGAAGATTTCCCTTAGATTTATCTAAGGTAGTTGACCTTTTAATGGAAGattttcctttttgtttaggtggtTGGGCATCTTGCtgcaaaaaattaaacataatcattggttaaacaaaattaaaaaaattttaaaataaaaaatgtactcAATATTTATAACTAAAGAACAACACTGTACCTATTTCGAATTTATGCAAGACCGCTTGTTATGGCCATGTTGGCCACATTGAGTACATGTCATGAGTAAACCTTTCCTACTCAAATGACTAGGCTTCAATTTTTTGGGTTCATCTTTGGCCATCCTCCTATTCTTTTTTAGCCTCCCAGGCATCTTCCTTTCAATAGGAGGTAGCATAGGCTGAATACCTAtttttttcccaatcatgtggcCCATTTATGGGCTGCATTGGAAAAGAGTAAGCTTTCTTGTAGGTATCAATGTGATAATATTCATGCAGATATTCATCTGGTTGAAGCCCTAGGTGATACATGGCAGCACATGCATGGGAACATGGAATCCCACTTATTTGCCAACTTCTACAACTACATATCCTTTGACTTAGGTCCACTGTATACTGATAACTTCCTTTCCTCAACTCACATCCATTTTCACCATTCCATATCAGTTGCCACTCTACACAATCCTTCTTGTTGGCATCAAACTTAGCTTTCACCAATGGACCATAATTTTGCTTCCATCCATTACATAACTTCCTTTTTTGTACTATCCTAGTCATCATCTTGGTCCTAATATCCTCAAGCATTCTGATAATGCTTTTGAACCTAGCTTCGACAATACTTAAATTGAATGCTTCACACAAATTGTTGTCAACTATATCTGATTTACAAGTAGTCCCCAAAAATGCCCTAGTCCACGTCTTTGGAGACTTTTTCATCAAATTATTATAAACATCCTTATCTTTCTTCTCCAGTGCTGAACATAGATCCTCCCACTCCTTCTCAGTCGTGCACTTTGCAATCTGCCAGAAATCACACTCATAAGATTTCCCTAACTTCCTCCCTGACCAATTTGTAAACACGTGCCTCGCACAATTCCTATGCTCCACCCTTGGTAGTATGTCAGAAATTGCAATCTCAAGGCCCTAAGTCAAATTAATGAAcgattgttaaaaaattttagttaaatacaAATAAcagattaaaaaaaacaatatcaaGCTTAAAATTGCATATTTACTAACCTTTTGTTGGTCACTGATAATTGTGTACCCATACCCATCTTCCAAGCCCAAATCAGTTGATAGGAGACTGAGAAACCAACCCCATGAATCAGTGCACTCCACTTTAACCATAGCCCATGCAATAGGGCACATTTGGTTGTTTGCGTCTCTTCCAACAGCTGTGAGAAATTCACTCTTAATTGGGCCTTTTAGAAAGCAACCATCTAATCCAATGAGTGGCCTACACCCTGCTTTCCAGCCTCTCTTTAATGCATCAAAGCACACATAATACCTCTTAAAATGTGGAAGGGAGTCTGCTGTCACCCTTTGAACAACCATTTTTATTGTACTTCCTGGTATCTTTGACCTTAACTCATGAGCATAGTCCCATAGCAAACCAAATGCATCCTTATGATTCCCAACCATTTTCTCATTCACTATTTTCTTCGCTCTATAACAACAGTCAATGGTCACATTTACATGCATCTCAAAAGCACATCTTTTTTGAATTTCCCTCAGATTCATCTTAGGATGATCCTTGATAGTTGCTTCAAAATGTTGGGCAATCATAGCAGTAGTCACCATTTTGTTCTTAAAACTAACCGAACAATAGTGCTTATTCTGAAACGTCTTTATTTGCAAGCATTTCGCAACAGGACCGTAGCTAGCTCTAATTCTCCATGGACAGTTAGGGGAAGCAATGCACCTCACAACAACCCTTTTCGGTTCATTCTTAATAAACTTTAGTTGTCTTCTACATTCTTTGGAGTACTTTCAAATTGCACTCTTAAACTGTTTGCCATCCTTAAATAACATTCCCAGACTAAACTTTAACATGTCATTGTATACGGGAAACTTGCTCCTCTTTCTCTCACTATTTTCATGTTCTTCATCTTCATTAGACTCAACCAAGCTTCCATATTCATCTGAGTCCCATACCTCAATCTCATTTCCATCCTCCTCTTCTCCACTACGTGTAGCAGCAACATTATCTAGTCCATTTGATGTTGCAAAGTCATCAGCATATTCATCCGCAACATTATTCACTCTATCTGATGTTGCAAAATCACCAACATATTCATCAGCAACATTATCCACTCCATCTGATGTTGCAAAATCACTAGCATATCCATTACCAGAAACTTCACTATCATTATCCTCTCCAACAGTAGACCCTAAACTAATATGTCCACCACTTTCCATACCAATATCCTCATCTACCTCAATACCAGTAGCAGACACACCCTCCCCATCAGCTTGTACCTTTCCTACATCACCTTCCTCACCAGATTCTACCTTTTCTAAATCACCTTCATCATCAGATTCTACCCCTTTATCATCACCCTCCCCATCAACTTCCACCCCTTCAACATCACCCTCCCCAGTAGTCAACAAAAAAATTTCATCTACAATTATTGGGTTATCAACCTCATGTTCAACATATAACTCAATCTCCttaaacttgacccaaaagtCCAGCATAGCTATGGTTGAAGTGTCATCATAAATCACCCTTAGATTATTTTGTAACCCTATTGTATTAGGCTCATGAAAATAGATTAACATGACAGTGTTAAACCCTAACCcaattttgactattttacataattcaaaataagATATTGTGTCTGGGTCTTCTTTAAGCCTAATCACTTCCCCACTTATATATCTAACATATGGATCATTTACAAAGTGCCCACCCACatgcaaaataatataatattcatCATCTGATGACATCTACAAAAAACAGTAACACATTGTaagcaaaaaaatttaaaaaacaaacaaagcAGTAACAGAAGTCTACCAGTTTAACATCTTTTCTGAGAAAAAGCAATTTACTTTGAATAAACAAACATTTTTCTAAgcagaaaacattaaaaaataataaaacagaaCTCACTACCTACATCGGGACCACTTCTTTGAATACAATACAAAATAGTAACACATGTCTATGATTTTATCTTTTTTTGCTTGGGTAATAGAAATCAACATCATCGGGACCACTGTCTCATCACAAATCGACAAAACAAACCCTACATTCTAGCACTGAAATTGCAATAATAAATCACAATTAACCATCTACAATTTTTACAACAGTTTTATCAATAACATTAGGATCACCATCGCATCAAAAATCGACAAAATAAACCTTACATTTTCGCACTCAAATTGCAATAGTTAATCACAAATAACCAACTAATCAAaccaaaaatagaatttattttccCAACAAACCAAATAAGAAAGCACCTACCTTTCGATTTTGGGTTGCGGAAACTCTCACGATGGTTGATGTTTTTTCGTTCTCAATGATTTGATTCGTAAAAGTTTTAGGGATTTCAAGAAGATTTCGGAATGCTATCGATTTAGGTATTTGAAGATTTAGGGACTTGAAGATTGTTAGGGATTTAATAAAAGATTTCAGAGGTTAGGGATTTAGGGAATTTCACGATTTGGGGATTTTAGAATTTCGAAAAACGATTTTGGGGGTTTGGGGATTTAGGGGTTTTCTTTTggttttatgattattaaatttgtttaatttttgccacgtcagcttatttattttaatgtgaGCCACGTCATTGGTCAACAGCAACGCCACGTAGACCAAATTTTTTGACCGGCTATTGACTAACGGTCAGCTGACGTTTACCGTTTCAACTGGGTTGATGTCTGAAAAATCTGTTACGTTAAGGgctgatttcaaaaaaaaaatgttaggGGCATATATCCAAAAGCCCCCAAAGGTTGAGGGCTTTTTTTACAATTATgcctttatttaattaatctaaaatatctccaacatcatcattaccttctaaatttctctctctttctaattgaccattttgcccttttatgatattttaaaattccatctttgagtaatcacttaatttggtaaaattataatttagtccttcataattcttcacctattcaatttggtcctaattcatccattttccttagtttctagataaTTCCACCCTtcaaatattttcactattggtccttcaaatttttcatatttacactttaacccctcaagttttaagtatttactcttaggcaacaaaacttttttcacttttacaatttagtcttttcttgaattaatatatcataatatacttcccaatattttCATAACTCAAagtttccctttttgtcactttattcccttattttactatatcaaagataatatcttactatagAAATTTTTGGGATATTACAGCAAATGTGATGAAGTGATTGATAAGGACACTATTGAGAAATATGCCCATATTGTGGTAatcatgtaactgttttctatttatttgaacgataaacaagtaaataaataaagttcatttcacatttcactattatgtcttttgtatttatgtcttttatattttacatgcatAACGAAATTGTGATGAACAAATATTAGCTTATTCATTGTATAAAGTTCAAACTAAAGAAAAATAGTATTGTAaaaatgtttacattgcgagaaagacgacttacttcagtagataatctaaatgagtctgtaatctcataaaagaatcaaagtgagcatttgattcaaatactgagaaagaTTATTATATCGTCTACaattctaattggggagatgactagtaTTGATTATTGGAACAGTTGACTCcacaagtagagacatagatgtattctgaattcatttgtgaattaattcacttttgacgttcatggtgtgatttacctaaatcttgaattagtcactgaccatgtgtaTACAACttatgtgttttgatataagtggatgcttatgctctaaagatgatcgagccaatAGCCAGTattttgggtacatgacttgtgtatagcatggctttactagcaacagtgaaaTTTATAGCTCAaataaagagttaatgatatcctctcattggcattgtgtgaattgataaatatggaGCGTGACTAcgagttgcttgttctcaaacaagcaatttatcacagttatttgttgacaatgatcatatgGAATCCACTAGCTATATGGATTTGGTATATAATTATGCGTGcaagaaaatttgaaaggttGTAAGTGTTTACAATTAGGTACCAAAACTTATTCTTTTGAAAACAAAATGTCACTCTACAGCGTCGAATGTTGGTCGTCACTACAAGACTTGATTACCATATCAGGGTGTGACACCGGACTTTGGTCGCCATGACGAGGCTATACAGTATGTTGCATCACGACAAGGAACCCCCTAACATCGCGATGTCAACCCGAAGTTTTTAAACtgttacaaattggtccttttctATCTTGTGGTAATTTTAGAGCCGCCGTAAGCTCATGTAAGACCTAATAATAGTTGTTTAATGTATGATATACATGTTTGATtgcaattaattattaaattgtgaaattcaCACGAAATTTGATTGTATTTTCTCTGACAACGAACATGACACCTTGTAACTCAGACCCGACGATCGAGTCGAGGATCAAGGTATTACAGACCCGATGAGAAAAAAAACTACCTTGTGAACTGGCAACAAGGGAGGAGTTAATTACAGACACAATAGGTTGAACGGTGGCATCCAAGATTGCACTTGAGGCCCAACACCAAAATTACATAAATTTGCTTAAGGAGGAGACCTGTAGGCAGCACTCTTATAAGAAGCATCAAAACGATAGTAGCAACGATCAACGAGATGGCTTGTTTTTCCTTATAGCTGACACTGAATTCGAGAACCAGAAGAACGACCATGCTCATATCCTTGGAGGGAACTAGAACTAGAAAAAGGGATATAAGCTGAAGGAGAAACATTGTTAACTTGTTTATGAGTAACCACATTAACTGAGCTAAGAATATCTACCATTGTAGTTTGCTGACGTGCCTCAGCATCAAGGAGCATGGTAGTAACACTCTGAACACTATAAGGCACCTGACTAGCTAAAATAATTGTAACAACAAACTCAAAATCAGAAGAAATTCCATTTAGAATTGTTGTGACATGTTCATGTTCACTAATAACTTCACCACAGTTAGTAAGATTGTCACAGTAGCCTAGCCTTTGATTTTCATCAAAAACTCCTTCATGAAAAGATTACCTTTGCATTGAAAATGCAAAGCTCGTCTATAGAACATTAACCGAGAAGTAGTCTTACCGCCATAGATGCTAGCAAGAGTATTCCAAATCTTAGCAGTAAAGTCCATTCCGATGAGATGAGGAAGGACACCTTGACTAATAGAAAACTAGAGTCAAGACACGAAAGCACCGTCTTGCTATTCAAGACGTAAAAAATCAGGATTTTCCTGAAGTAAATCAGTTGCATCGATAATGAACTGTGGAGGTGGAACAATAGAAGAATCAAGAAACCCCTGAAGTTTGTAGGTCTTGAGAGCAAGGAGAACCTGTTGAATCTTCTTGGTTGAAAAAAGTCGACTATCAAAAAAACCATCGTTGGAAACAGAAGACACCAGTGGTGCAGCAGTTGAAATAGAGGATAGGCTAGTAGGATGAGCCATGAAACCTACAGCAAGACTTGTAATATGAAACCCCCAGGCAATCAAAGGATCAAATCTGTGAGGAAACAGACATTTGATACCATGTGAAACTATAACTATGAGCTATTAAAGTTGATTAACAGCTAAAAAACCTAACAAAATACAAAGTAATATGCTGAAGAATAATGATCTAAAAACTGCATTGATCAGAAACTTGTACAGCTTATATACATGCATTAGTACAGGTTGCTAGCAGTATAATTGAAAGTAACAACTAACAGACTTAAAACAGTTTTAACAAACTTAACTGATCTATTGGTTAACAACTAAGCTGAGCAGCTCAATACTCTAATAATGTCAACAATATTTCTTCAATAAGACTCATTGAGCTAAATTTATTTGTTGGCTTCGTAAAGAATATACAAGCTTGTTTGCATAATAATGCATTATTTGACAATTCTACATTCCAAATACCAAGTCCTCCTTCAAGTGTTTCGGCTATACATATATAGTTTCCTTTGGTTTTGATCATGTCTCCACTAGAACCATCGAATAATACAATTGGTTTTGATCATGTCTCCACTAGAACCATCGAATAATACAATCAACCTTATTTAGGCGCCTTAAAGTAGGATATTGTGTGTACCGGAATAGAGAATAGGATTGGTTTAATTAACGTATACCTTCCACCTTGAAGTAAACGTAAGGATTTCCATGTTGCCAACTTCCATTGCATCTTCTCCACATTTGGATGGAAAAATAATTCCTTGTATACCCAAATACTTCCCCAGTTGGCAATATGCTTTACTCTTAAGAGTTCCTAACATTCATCATTTCTTTTGTGCTGTTATTTACTCAAATTAATTATGAGACCTGAGAGCTTATAATATTGAGCAAATACTGGAGCTCGATAGGAACGAACATTCCCATTGAAGAACAAATAACAATCATTTGCAAATAGTAGATGAGATATTGGAAGGAATTTTTTTGCTATCTTTAtaccttgaatttttttattattctccGCTTTAAGAATATAGAATGTTCTAACACAAGAGAAATTAAGTAGTTAAAGGGAGAAATTAAGTAGTTAAAGGGATAAAAGAGCTCTTTAGTGTTATTGATTCCAAAGGACTCCCATTCATAAGTACCTAATACAATATATCACTTATATACTAATGTATAGTTTGCCTCCATCGATCACTGCATCCCATCATTCCCATAATTTTAAGCTGGAAATTCCAACTAATGCGATTATATGCTTTAGACATATCAAGTTTAAATGCCCAAAATTCTCTAACCCTTCTTTTGATGAACTGCATATATGATCTTGTTGCCCAGCATGACATTATCCATGATGTTACGCCCGTGTATAAATGCATTTTGATATGACGTAATTATACCTTTCATGATTGACTTAAGACCATTACATTACATAATCAGTTTTATACCTTTCATCTAATTCAATCGACTAGCCGTGACACAATGCTTTTTATGCCCTTATATGAAACGCAGCAAATAGTAAACAGCCGATCTGACAGTTCCTTCTAATCCTGCGAAAAGGACTAGCATCTGTAGCTCACACAATGCTCCCATATTCCAACCCTATCTTATCTTGTTTgtggattttcttttttatttcctgACTGGTAATAGAATAATaggtaattatttgatacacttTTTATAAAGTCATAAGCAAATTAAAGATATAACAAatgtcacatttatttatatatttaattattttactacaCCTTACAATACACTTGTCATACCTAATAAACTAAACTCATTTGTAGAATCTAAAACACTCAataattttctaataataattacTCTTTATTTAAAGGAGTGTATGTACTAGAAAGTGGTGAACTAAAAATTTTCACAAACGAGTGTCctcttttaattagtttttattttttagtataattTAAAAACATATGTCAACTTCTTAATGTTGTTTGTGGAACTTAACTCCACTTCATTGTACCTtgtaattatctttatttaaataCTATTTTGAAAGGATTTCCCCTTAACAGGGTCCAATATCTGCAGAGTCTGTAAGTAAACAAGGgggacaaaattttatggccaCTGTATATGCATAATTGGCAAAACACCAGAGTCCAGTATAACAAGAGAATTAAggatattctttaaaaaaaacaaagagttaaaaataaaaataagacagCAACTTCATTCATGCAAGGAACACAGAGATAACCAGGTCGCTAAATGTTCAAACAAATCTTAATCCTATGATGCTACAAAACATAAAACAGCAATTTAAACAACCAAAAAAAGAGGTGGATTTGCACACAAGATGCAGAAGAAGCTCACAATGAGAAAAACCCTTCCTCAACATGACATTTTATCAGGAACCAGTGTTTCTGCTGGTCAAAGCCTTCGAAAACTCATCTTCTCGGTTATGTTTCCTTGCTTTCTTCTTCGACTCCATCGCGCTTTAGTGCTTTCAATTTTCTGTAACCCTTGTCAGTACCGAATATCCTGTAAGAGAATATAACATGGTGGTCACCCATGGTCAGTATTCAAGGTTAATCAATGGTCAAACTGGGATTTATATCCATGACTGTATTGTGAAAATCAAATTGGAGTTCATATGAAACAGATTCGGAATGATTAACTATGATTAGTTTATAAACGGCTGATCAAAATTACAGACAGCATTGTGCATAGAGAATTTTAGGCAGGCAAATCCGTCCACCATATTAATGGCCAGAACTTGGAATGATCCAAAACCAAAATGACCTGAATCCTTGATGAACCAAACAAGTAAACTGAAATGACCTGAACCCGAGATGATTTGACCCGAAAAAATATGACTAGCAAACCCAAACAACTCGAACCAGAAAAGGCCTGAACTTGAAATGACCCGAATCtgaaatgatatgaaaattttaaaacccattcaACCTAAAGCTAACCCAGCCCATCCAATTGACAGGTTTGATTATAAACATAAGAGAAAGCAGATATTTTCTGCAAAACTTTCTTCTAAGCAAATATTGGAAGTGAACAAAGTGAAGCTTTTGAAGTTACAACCTCAGGCAGAGACCTAAGACAACATTTCATAACAAATATGAACTTGGGATGATGCAATTGAACCGCAAAAGCAGATCCAGTACATAAGGAAGCCTATTTTTGATAAAATGGACAAAGCTTAAAGTATCGAAATGTTTAAGAAGATTCATATAAATTCATCTACTACTCAAATGGAAGAAATAGTAGAAACCACAATAACCTACAATCTAACCATGGAAAATATGCCAGTgcttcaataaaaaataaatgccgAAAAACTCACCAGTCCATGTAAACAAATGTAGATGAGTAGTTGCCAGATTTTGTATAAAGCAAACGATGATGATAGTCATGAAAATCAGCACTGAAAAAGTGAAAATACGAACAATTACTTACAGCTAAAGGATAAAAGATAAACATCTAACCATGCGTATAAACTCAAGAAGCAAAGCAGCAAGCAAACATGGAGCTCACCCCCCATATAAAGGTAGAAAGTTTGAGAGGCTCCATGGAAAATGGTAACCACAATGTGCCTCAACTGTCTCTAGGACTCTAAGAGTCATCCATAACCAGAGAGTAATAAGATGTGGGCCAGTGATGGCTGGACCAATTATTGTTGCAAAGCCAAGGAACAATATCTCGGCAGGGTGAGCATACTCGGATGTCAGTCCAAATGGAGTAGCATACCTGTACAGTGTATGTATATCAAGTAACCAATAAGCACATGCAAAAGATCCAAGTGAGAACACTATTGTTCATAGTTTTAACTAGTACAAGCACCTAACATTGACACTTACTCATGATGAACACTGTGCACATGCTTGTACAGCCATTTTGTATGTAAAAAACGATGTCCCCAGTAAAACACAAAATCCTCCAGGATGAAATAGAATATTATCTGTGACAGAACCACTTTCCTGCCAACCAGATCCAGCTAGTTAGAGCTCTgaaactaagaatttaatttcatgCAGGTATATCTATGGAGAACATACTTCAGGACTAGTAATGAAGGTATTATGTCTGAATATGGTAAAAAGGAAGGGAAAAAAGCTCTAGCACATAAAGAACCTGTAAATACCAGGATGGAAATGGCAGACTACTCTTCATGCCCATGAATCTGAAGAAAGGATAAGATGCAATCATAAGCGGAAGGTTGACACCAATGTGATACAGAAGCAGGCGGGTGATACATTTTTCCTGAGCAGCAAGGCTGTTGTTTTTCGTCTATATAGAAACATAAATTACAAATGAAACAGATTTATTATGAATTCCACtagaaaaaatacaaagaaaggatattttttgttattaacaGCATTCATCCCCACAAATTTTATGTCAACAAAGTAAAAACGGTTGATAACAATACCAGCAATGAAGGGAGTTAACCTGAATCTTGTATTTGCTCAGCAATCCAGCTCTTTCCAGATATATAAATGGAAGTCCGGATAAGAAGAAAACACTTTCGTGAAGAAAGAAACTTCCTAGACTTGCTAGTTGGAAGTCACTGAAATGCGTGATCAGATACTGCATGGCGAACAAAGAAGATTTTCAGGGAGAATGTATTATATCTGATGACATAAACTGCTGTTCTAAGCTTAAAAACATCAGTGGTAGTGTTCAAACTAATGAACAAGGTCACTGTCACTGAAATGTGTGATCCAATATTGCATGGTGAACAAAGAAGATTTCAGGAAGAATTTCTTACACCTTAGAACATAAACCACTATTTCGGAGCTTAAAAGATCACATTATTGCTCAATGTAGATTAATAAACATTGCATCCAGAAGTGAAATCAATAAGCACAATTAGACACATTTACATTTTACCTGGAAAAAAGGGGAAAGGATCGATGAAAATGAATCGAAGCTTCATTAAGGTCCTTTGCTAGAGACCAATGAGATATAGGATAAAAGGAAACACTTGCAAGAAACAcatattcaacattaacaacaaagTCCTCAAATCTAGATTTCAATCTCAGGTACTTGTTACTGTAAGTAAACATACATTTTGTTTTGAACTGTAAGTAACATCCTAGATGAACTAATTAATGAAGAAGCCATTCTAGCAACAAATATATACACATAGTGAAACAGTGACCTGAATTCAAAACTAAAAACAATCTCCAATTTCGTAGCTATATAATCATTTGCAACACTTAAAATGCATTTCAAATTGTAAGAGACAAGAAAACCAAAGAGCATTATTCAATCAAACACTGCCTTGTAAAAATCGAAGATCAACATCCACCATTAGCCATCCAAATGTACCTTGATGTCACCATCCAAAAAcaactaaaacaaacaaaaatataaataatccaATCGACCCAAACTTGAGATTTAACTATCTTT
Protein-coding sequences here:
- the LOC107950248 gene encoding methylsterol monooxygenase 2-2, which produces MAAIIESGWLYLITHFSDFQLASLGSFFLHESVFFLSGLPFIYLERAGLLSKYKIQTKNNSLAAQEKCITRLLLYHIGVNLPLMIASYPFFRFMGMKSSLPFPSWKVVLSQIIFYFILEDFVFYWGHRFLHTKWLYKHVHSVHHEYATPFGLTSEYAHPAEILFLGFATIIGPAITGPHLITLWLWMTLRVLETVEAHCGYHFPWSLSNFLPLYGGADFHDYHHRLLYTKSGNYSSTFVYMDWIFGTDKGYRKLKALKRDGVEEESKET
- the LOC107949960 gene encoding uncharacterized protein, which translates into the protein MVTTAMIAQHFEATIKDHPKMNLREIQKRCAFEMHVNVTIDCCYRAKKIVNEKMVGNHKDAFGLLWDYAHELRSKIPGSTIKMVVQRVTADSLPHFKRYYVCFDALKRGWKAGCRPLIGLDGCFLKGPIKSEFLTAVGRDANNQMCPIAWAMVKVECTDSWGWFLSLLSTDLGLEDGYGYTIISDQQKGLEIAISDILPRVEHRNCARHVFTNWSGRKLGKSYECDFWQIAKCTTEKEWEDLCSALEKKDKDVYNNLMKKSPKTWTRAFLGTTCKSDIVDNNLCEAFNLSIVEARFKSIIRMLEDIRTKMMTRIVQKRKLCNGWKQNYGPLVKAKFDANKKDCVEWQLIWNGENGCELRKGSYQYTVDLSQRICSCRSWQISGIPCSHACAAMYHLGLQPDEYLHEYYHIDTYKKAYSFPMQPINGPHDWEKNRYSAYATSY